The uncultured Fusobacterium sp. genome includes a window with the following:
- a CDS encoding MerR family transcriptional regulator: protein MKKLYKIGDISKLYNISNDILRYYEKIGLLAPDVRGENGYRYYSEKQLWKLNNIRSLRSLGVGLKEIIDFLHTRSIKKTEEMIEFQLKKIDENLKELLKLKNELELKKENIRYFENFSKYEIPEIKFFSERSILLKKGEFKDESEINLELKKLKRSSEEDNDFIFTKSEIGTLIKLEEWEKGNYFNYMGTFVITDEIKNSILESGEYLTYFFRGDYNFTEKHYITLKKYMNEKGYRAKGDIIELYHIEMHITENKEEYVTEIQIPLEKI, encoded by the coding sequence ATGAAAAAATTATATAAAATAGGAGATATAAGTAAGTTATATAATATAAGTAATGATATATTGAGATATTATGAAAAAATAGGACTTTTAGCTCCAGATGTAAGAGGGGAAAATGGATATAGATACTATTCAGAAAAACAGCTTTGGAAATTGAATAATATTCGAAGTTTAAGAAGTTTAGGAGTAGGTTTAAAAGAGATAATAGATTTTTTACATACAAGAAGTATAAAAAAAACAGAGGAAATGATAGAATTTCAATTAAAAAAAATAGATGAAAATTTAAAAGAACTTTTAAAGTTAAAAAATGAGTTGGAGTTGAAAAAAGAAAATATTAGATATTTTGAAAATTTTTCAAAATATGAAATTCCAGAGATAAAATTTTTTTCTGAAAGATCAATTTTATTAAAAAAAGGTGAATTTAAAGATGAAAGTGAAATTAATTTAGAACTAAAAAAATTAAAAAGAAGTTCAGAAGAGGATAATGATTTTATTTTTACAAAAAGTGAGATAGGAACTCTTATAAAATTAGAAGAGTGGGAAAAAGGAAACTATTTTAATTATATGGGGACGTTTGTAATTACAGATGAGATAAAAAATAGTATCTTAGAATCAGGAGAATATTTAACATATTTTTTTAGAGGAGATTATAATTTTACTGAAAAACATTATATAACTTTAAAAAAATATATGAATGAAAAAGGGTATAGAGCTAAAGGAGATATTATTGAACTCTATCATATAGAGATGCATATTACAGAAAATAAGGAAGAATATGTAACTGAAATACAAATTCCATTGGAAAAAATATGA
- a CDS encoding response regulator transcription factor: protein MKRKILIIEDEKNLIQVLKDNFLQEGFEVISAFNGEEGVEEFYSKTPDIILLDINLPKKTGWEVCKEIRKISSVPILMMTARDSDEDEYKGLDLGADDYITKPFNLKILTLKVKKILKLDDNSIYKYENFSFDIKKGEIIVDNENIELTRREIQFLEYMIKNKGIIFSREYLLNEVWGFDFEGDDRVVDTLVKRIRKKLGDYSFLLKTVRGMGYCFDENKN from the coding sequence ATGAAAAGAAAAATTTTAATTATAGAAGATGAAAAGAATCTTATACAAGTTTTAAAAGATAATTTTTTACAAGAGGGATTTGAAGTTATTTCTGCTTTTAATGGAGAAGAGGGAGTAGAGGAGTTTTATTCAAAAACCCCAGATATAATATTATTGGATATAAACCTTCCTAAAAAAACTGGTTGGGAAGTATGCAAGGAGATAAGAAAAATATCTTCTGTTCCAATATTAATGATGACAGCTAGAGATTCAGATGAAGACGAGTATAAGGGATTAGACTTAGGAGCAGATGATTATATAACTAAACCTTTTAATTTAAAAATTTTAACTTTAAAAGTAAAAAAGATTTTGAAATTAGATGATAACAGTATTTATAAATATGAAAATTTTTCCTTTGATATAAAAAAAGGAGAGATTATAGTAGATAATGAAAATATTGAATTAACTAGAAGAGAGATTCAATTTTTAGAATATATGATAAAAAATAAAGGTATTATTTTTTCTAGAGAATATTTACTAAATGAAGTTTGGGGATTTGATTTTGAAGGTGATGACAGAGTAGTTGATACTTTAGTAAAAAGAATCCGTAAAAAACTTGGAGATTATAGTTTTCTTTTAAAAACAGTAAGAGGAATGGGGTATTGTTTTGATGAAAATAAAAATTAA
- a CDS encoding YoaK family protein, which yields MKVLHRLLLHWIYMLCFFGGFINTVSIVKYSYTVSHFTGHISKTAINIGEGNFTEVFKILSIVISFVLGSTISGYLVDGREFNLKRRYGYSMLVLGIGLLVLYTTVKDTWLFFYYLPFMIGVQNGLFISYKGVVVRTSHVSGSLTDAGVYLGHCLKGKKEDKWKVYFCIFTVLIFLLGSFFGIEFYFLLQDRVFIVAGVGYIIIACIYFSLRHRYRHVLHLTDEHYHFQ from the coding sequence ATGAAAGTTTTACATAGACTTTTATTGCATTGGATTTATATGCTATGTTTTTTTGGGGGATTTATCAATACTGTGAGTATCGTTAAATATTCATATACAGTTTCCCATTTTACAGGGCATATTTCTAAAACTGCTATAAACATAGGGGAAGGAAATTTTACAGAGGTTTTTAAGATTTTATCAATTGTTATATCCTTTGTACTAGGATCTACAATTTCGGGGTATTTAGTAGATGGAAGAGAATTCAATTTAAAAAGAAGGTATGGATATTCTATGCTTGTATTAGGTATAGGTTTGTTAGTACTTTATACTACAGTTAAGGATACATGGTTATTTTTTTATTACTTACCATTTATGATAGGTGTTCAAAATGGACTTTTTATTTCATATAAAGGCGTTGTTGTTAGAACTAGTCATGTAAGTGGAAGTTTAACAGATGCAGGAGTTTATTTAGGGCACTGTTTAAAAGGGAAAAAAGAGGATAAATGGAAAGTTTATTTTTGTATTTTTACAGTATTAATATTTTTATTAGGAAGCTTTTTTGGAATAGAATTTTACTTCTTATTACAAGATAGAGTATTTATTGTAGCAGGGGTTGGTTATATAATTATTGCATGTATCTATTTTTCTCTTAGACATAGATATAGACATGTTCTCCATTTAACTGATGAACATTATCATTTTCAATAA
- a CDS encoding MATE family efflux transporter, whose translation MKVGFAEFLAEVSTGISIFVFNLVILKELGEKGVSAFGIIGYVSSFITMTMIGFNQGVQPILSFNLGAREYKKIFKIIKISFFILGGLGIFFYTLINIFSFEIVSIFLRDLEDISLTQHALIFYSFAYIICGFNIFTAGYFTAIDMVKISTIITLLRGVILLIIFIITLPKILGTNGIWLTMFITEMMTLLASYIFMKNYNPLLKK comes from the coding sequence ATGAAAGTTGGATTTGCTGAATTTTTAGCTGAAGTTTCTACTGGAATATCAATTTTTGTATTCAATTTAGTTATTTTAAAAGAGCTTGGAGAAAAAGGAGTTTCAGCTTTTGGAATTATTGGATATGTATCTTCATTTATTACTATGACTATGATTGGTTTTAATCAAGGAGTACAACCAATTTTAAGTTTTAATTTAGGAGCTAGAGAGTATAAAAAAATATTTAAAATAATAAAGATAAGTTTCTTTATACTTGGAGGGTTAGGAATATTCTTTTACACTTTAATTAACATCTTTTCCTTTGAAATTGTATCTATTTTTTTAAGAGATTTAGAAGATATCAGTTTAACTCAACATGCTCTTATTTTTTATAGCTTTGCCTATATTATATGTGGATTTAATATTTTTACTGCTGGATATTTTACTGCTATTGATATGGTTAAAATTTCAACTATAATTACCCTATTGAGAGGAGTGATACTCCTAATTATTTTTATTATCACTCTTCCAAAAATACTAGGAACAAATGGAATATGGTTAACAATGTTTATAACAGAAATGATGACTCTATTAGCATCATATATTTTTATGAAAAATTATAATCCACTTTTAAAAAAATAA
- a CDS encoding HAD family hydrolase — MIKLIVTDMDGTLLNNKSEINEEFWEIQKKLAKNGVIFAVASGRPYYNLVEKFKSIKNDMLFISENGACVMYRDEEIYSNTLDRKDVFSFLEVCKNIKGAIPVVCGKKSAYVEKSKFFDEKYNFQDEINKYYNNLEILENFDSIDDEIFKVAICDFLGSEQNSHNYFRNIEDKFQVVISGNVWLDLGKLDTSKGTAVEMTQKNLKISYDETMIFGDYLNDYSMMTSGKYSFAMKNAHPQLKEISNFVTKKDNNENGVLETIKEYFSDIL; from the coding sequence ATGATAAAATTAATTGTTACTGATATGGATGGAACTCTATTAAACAATAAAAGTGAAATCAATGAAGAATTTTGGGAAATTCAAAAAAAACTAGCTAAAAATGGTGTTATTTTTGCCGTAGCAAGTGGAAGACCTTATTACAATTTAGTTGAAAAATTTAAAAGTATAAAAAATGATATGCTTTTTATTAGTGAAAATGGTGCTTGCGTTATGTATAGAGATGAAGAGATTTACTCTAATACTTTAGATAGAAAAGATGTTTTTTCTTTTTTAGAAGTTTGTAAAAATATTAAAGGAGCTATTCCAGTTGTATGTGGAAAAAAATCAGCTTATGTAGAGAAAAGTAAATTTTTTGATGAAAAATATAACTTCCAAGATGAGATTAATAAGTACTATAATAACCTTGAAATTTTAGAGAATTTCGATTCAATTGATGATGAAATTTTTAAAGTGGCTATTTGTGATTTCTTAGGTTCAGAACAAAATAGTCATAATTATTTTAGAAATATTGAAGATAAATTTCAAGTAGTTATCTCTGGAAATGTTTGGTTAGATTTAGGAAAACTAGATACAAGTAAAGGTACTGCTGTAGAAATGACTCAAAAAAATCTAAAAATCTCTTATGATGAAACTATGATTTTTGGTGATTACCTAAATGATTATTCTATGATGACCTCTGGAAAATATAGTTTTGCTATGAAAAATGCTCATCCTCAATTAAAAGAGATCTCTAACTTTGTTACTAAAAAAGATAATAATGAAAATGGGGTTTTAGAAACTATTAAGGAATATTTTTCAGATATTTTATAA
- a CDS encoding chromate transporter gives MEKDKKFYLKLFLSTFYLSAFTFGGGYVIVPLMRKRFVNEYNWIEEEEMLDLIAIAQSSPGAIAINSSIIIGYKLAGVLGAIITLIGTVLPPLIIISIISLFYIAFRDNAIVNGAMKGMQAGVAAIIADVVFKLVGDIRKTKDNISLILMVCVFIATFFMNIISIILICGVFGVIYKTYKRKRG, from the coding sequence ATGGAAAAAGATAAAAAATTTTATTTAAAACTTTTCTTATCTACTTTTTATTTAAGTGCTTTTACTTTTGGTGGTGGATATGTAATAGTACCTTTGATGAGAAAGAGATTTGTAAATGAATATAATTGGATAGAAGAAGAAGAAATGTTAGACTTGATAGCAATAGCCCAATCATCTCCAGGAGCTATTGCTATTAATTCATCTATAATAATAGGATATAAATTAGCAGGAGTATTAGGAGCCATTATAACATTGATAGGAACTGTATTACCACCACTTATAATTATATCCATAATCTCTCTTTTTTATATAGCCTTTAGAGATAATGCAATAGTTAATGGAGCAATGAAAGGGATGCAAGCAGGAGTAGCAGCTATTATAGCTGATGTAGTTTTTAAGCTTGTGGGAGATATAAGAAAAACAAAAGACAATATATCATTAATTTTAATGGTGTGTGTATTTATAGCAACATTTTTTATGAATATTATATCTATAATTTTAATATGTGGAGTTTTTGGAGTAATATATAAAACTTATAAAAGGAAGAGGGGATAA
- a CDS encoding chromate transporter: MIYFQLYWSFFKIGLFSIGGGYASLPLIQKEIVELHEWLTMTEFTDIITISQMTPGPIAINTSTFVGTQIGGLLGAIVATLGCVTPSFIIVLILAYIYVKYKNLTIISDILYGLRPAVVSLIGVAGISIVMLAFLGEKKLNISKFNFDWKGIHLTIEDLTINCIAIIFFAIGFYFLRRYKTNPVYIMIGSGIAGAIIYNILGV; this comes from the coding sequence TTGATATATTTTCAACTTTATTGGAGTTTCTTTAAAATAGGACTTTTTAGTATAGGAGGTGGATATGCTTCTCTTCCACTTATTCAAAAAGAGATAGTTGAACTGCATGAATGGTTAACAATGACAGAGTTTACAGATATTATTACAATATCTCAAATGACTCCAGGACCAATTGCTATAAATACTTCAACTTTTGTTGGAACACAGATAGGTGGATTACTAGGAGCTATAGTAGCTACTTTAGGTTGTGTAACGCCATCTTTTATAATTGTTTTGATTTTAGCATATATATATGTAAAGTATAAAAATTTAACAATTATTTCAGATATACTTTACGGTCTTAGACCAGCAGTAGTTTCTCTCATAGGGGTAGCTGGAATTTCTATTGTAATGTTAGCTTTTTTGGGAGAAAAGAAATTGAATATTTCAAAATTTAATTTTGATTGGAAAGGAATTCATTTAACAATAGAGGATTTAACAATTAACTGTATAGCAATTATATTTTTTGCAATAGGATTTTATTTTTTAAGAAGGTATAAGACAAATCCAGTTTATATAATGATAGGAAGTGGAATAGCTGGAGCTATAATTTATAATATTTTAGGAGTGTAA
- a CDS encoding histidine kinase dimerization/phospho-acceptor domain-containing protein produces MKIKINLFRKIFLFSIFLVIFTVVLSYFLSIFVSDTFYISRKKEEIREIATTTKKLMLDRDILADYIDDIKNSQGIDIYLSNNSYYDSYYDIEYNNNYDEIEDGFHINNIGQNHIMILIYKEKLSDNLTLFISTSLSVMSSHRHEVYLLNIFTLIISLGLGILISRLFAKNITNNIFELNRVAKKITDLDFSERSNVNTSDELSELSENINIMANSLSSSINNLKSFVSNASHELKTPITVINSHAQILLKGSLKNEEDKKRYYRAILKESKSMNDLVQDLLLLSKLSALDIKFDIKELDLTSLIKESIEKYEFLELQKDIHWEISLKRIEILANEKFLQIALNNIIQNALKYAPSNSILRIYQKENSIIFENPTQLIETKSVDNLFQPFFRGDNANELNIDGHGLGLSLIKKILDLHKFTYDIKIEKDLFIFTLTYSSHNLKV; encoded by the coding sequence ATGAAAATAAAAATTAATCTATTTAGAAAAATATTTCTTTTTTCAATTTTTTTAGTAATATTTACTGTAGTTTTAAGTTATTTTTTAAGTATATTTGTATCTGACACTTTTTATATTTCAAGAAAAAAAGAGGAGATAAGAGAGATAGCTACAACTACTAAAAAATTGATGTTAGATAGAGATATTTTAGCTGATTATATAGATGATATAAAAAATAGTCAAGGTATAGATATATATTTATCTAATAATAGTTATTATGATTCATATTATGATATTGAATATAATAATAATTATGATGAGATAGAAGATGGATTTCACATCAATAATATTGGTCAAAACCATATTATGATTCTAATTTATAAAGAAAAACTTTCAGATAACCTTACTTTATTTATAAGTACTTCATTATCAGTAATGAGTAGTCATAGACATGAAGTTTATTTACTGAATATTTTTACTTTAATCATATCCTTAGGATTAGGAATATTAATTAGTAGATTATTTGCAAAAAATATTACAAATAATATTTTTGAATTAAATAGAGTTGCTAAAAAAATCACAGATTTAGATTTTTCTGAAAGATCAAATGTTAACACTAGTGATGAACTGTCAGAATTAAGTGAAAATATTAATATTATGGCAAATAGTTTATCTTCTTCAATAAATAATTTAAAATCCTTTGTATCAAATGCTTCACATGAATTAAAAACTCCCATTACAGTTATAAATTCACATGCTCAAATTTTATTAAAAGGAAGTTTAAAAAATGAAGAAGATAAAAAAAGATATTATAGAGCAATTTTAAAAGAGAGTAAAAGTATGAATGATTTAGTTCAAGATTTACTTTTATTATCTAAGCTTTCAGCTTTGGATATTAAGTTTGATATAAAAGAGTTAGATTTGACCTCTTTAATAAAAGAAAGTATTGAAAAATATGAATTTTTAGAATTACAAAAGGATATTCATTGGGAAATTTCTTTAAAAAGAATAGAAATATTAGCAAATGAAAAATTCTTACAAATTGCTCTAAATAATATTATTCAAAATGCTTTAAAATATGCACCAAGTAATAGTATTTTAAGAATTTATCAAAAAGAGAATAGTATTATCTTTGAAAATCCAACTCAATTGATAGAAACTAAAAGTGTTGATAATCTATTCCAACCTTTCTTTAGAGGAGATAATGCTAATGAATTAAATATAGATGGACATGGACTTGGTTTATCACTTATAAAAAAAATATTGGATTTACATAAATTTACTTATGATATAAAAATAGAAAAAGATTTATTTATTTTCACTTTGACATATTCAAGTCATAATCTTAAAGTATAA